Proteins encoded by one window of Camelus bactrianus isolate YW-2024 breed Bactrian camel chromosome 9, ASM4877302v1, whole genome shotgun sequence:
- the PPM1J gene encoding protein phosphatase 1J isoform X1: MLNRVRSAVAHLVSSGGAPPPSPKSPDLPKATSALPAAPPEAPRSPPARAERDSAAPAKTAEARASFSRPTFLQLSPGGLRRADDHAGRAVQSPPDTGRRLPWSTGYAEVINAGKSRHNEDQACCEVVYVEGRKSVSGAPREPSRGQGLCFYYWGLFDGHAGGGAAEMASRLLHRHIREQLKDLVEILQDPSPPPLCLPSTPGAPGSSDPSHLVGPQSCWSSQKEVAHESLVVGAIENAFQLMDEQMARERHGHQVEGGCCALVVVYLLGKVYVANAGDSRAIIVRNGEIIPMSREFTPETERQRLQLLGFLKPELLGGEFTHLEFPRRIQPKELGQRMLYRDQNMTGWAYKKIELEDLRFPLVCGEGKKARVMATIGVTRGLGDHNLRVCSSTLPIKPFLSCFPEVRVYDLTQYEHCPDDVLVLGTDGLWDVTSDCEVAATVDRVLSAYEPNDPSRYTALAQALVLGARGTPRDRGWRLPNNKLGSGDDISVFVIPLGGPGSYS, translated from the exons ATGCTAAACCGGGTGCGCTCGGCGGTGGCGCACCTGGTGAGCTCTGGGGGTGCCCCGCCTCCGAGCCCCAAGTCCCCGGACCTGCCCAAAGCGACCTCGGCGCTGCCCGCCGCCCCTCCAGAagctcccaggagccctccgGCGAGGGCTGAGAGAGATAGCGCGGCGCCTGCGAAGACGGCAGAGGCTCGAGCGAGCTTCTCCCGACCGACATTTCTGCAGCTGAGCCCTGGGGGGCTGCGACGCGCCGACGACCACGCTGGCCGGGCTGTGCAAAGCCCCCCGGACACCGGCCGTCGCCTGCCTTGGAGCACGGGCTACGCCGA GGTCATCAACGCTGGTAAGAGCCGGCACAATGAGGACCAGGCTTGCTGTGAAGTGGTGTATGTGGAAGGTCGGAAGAGTGTTTCAGGGGCACCTAGGGAGCCCAGCCGAGGCCAG GGACTCTGCTTCTACTACTGGGGCCTGTTTGATGGGCATGCAGGGGGTGGAGCTGCCGAAATGGCCTCTAGGCTTCTGCATCGCCACATTCGGGAGCAGCTAAAGGACCTGGTAGAGATACTCCAGGACCCCTCGccacctcccctctgcctcccgtCCACTCCGGGGGCTCCAGGTTCCTCTGATCCCTCTCATTTGGTTGGTCCTCAGTCCTGCTGGTCTTCACAGAAGGAAGTGGCTCATGAGAGCCTGGTAGTGGGTGCCATTGAGAATGCCTTCCAGCTCATG GATGAGCAGATGGCCCGGGAGCGGCATGGCCACCAAGTGGAGGGGGGCTGCTGTGCACTGGTTGTGGTCTACTTGCTAGGCAAGGTGTACGTGGCCAATGCAGGTGACAGCAG AGCCATCATTGTCCGGAATGGTGAAATCATTCCAATGTCCCGGGAGTTCACCCCGGAGACTGAGCGCCAGCGTCTTCAGCTGCTT GGCTTCCTGAAACCAGAGCTGCTTGGTGGTGAATTTACCCATCTTGAGTTCCCCCGCAGAATTCAGCCTAAGGAGCTGGGGCAGAGGATGCTGTACCGGGACCAGAACATGACTGGCTG ggcctaCAAAAAGATCGAGCTGGAGGATCTCAGGTTTCCTCTGGTCTGTGGGGAGGGCAAAAAG GCTCGAGTGATGGCCACCATTGGGGTGACCAGGGGCTTGGGAGACCACAACCTCAGGGTCTGCAGTTCCACCCTGCCCATCaagcccttcctctcctgcttccCTGAG GTGCGAGTGTATGACCTGACGCAGTACGAGCACTGCCCAGACGATGTGCTAGTCCTGGGAACAGATGGGCTGTGGGATGTCACGAGTGATTGTGAGGTAGCCGCCACTGTGGACAGGGTGCTGTCAGCCTATGAGCCCAATGACCCCAGCAG GTACACAGCTCTGGCCCAAGCTCTGGTCCTGGGGGCCCGGGGCACCCCTCGGGACCGTGGCTGGCGTCTCCCCAACAACAAGCTGGGTTCCGGGGATGATATCTCGGTCTTCGTCATCCCCCTGGGAGGGCCAGGCAGTTACTCCTGA
- the PPM1J gene encoding protein phosphatase 1J isoform X2: protein MLNRVRSAVAHLVSSGGAPPPSPKSPDLPKATSALPAAPPEAPRSPPARAERDSAAPAKTAEARASFSRPTFLQLSPGGLRRADDHAGRAVQSPPDTGRRLPWSTGYAEVINAGKSRHNEDQACCEVVYVEGRKSVSGAPREPSRGQGLCFYYWGLFDGHAGGGAAEMASRLLHRHIREQLKDLVEILQDPSPPPLCLPSTPGAPGSSDPSHLVGPQSCWSSQKEVAHESLVVGAIENAFQLMDEQMARERHGHQVEGGCCALVVVYLLGKVYVANAGDSRAIIVRNGEIIPMSREFTPETERQRLQLLGFLKPELLGGEFTHLEFPRRIQPKELGQRMLYRDQNMTGWAYKKIELEDLRFPLVCGEGKKARVMATIGVTRGLGDHNLRVCSSTLPIKPFLSCFPEVRVYDLTQYEHCPDDVLVLGTDGLWDVTSDCEVHSSGPSSGPGGPGHPSGPWLASPQQQAGFRG, encoded by the exons ATGCTAAACCGGGTGCGCTCGGCGGTGGCGCACCTGGTGAGCTCTGGGGGTGCCCCGCCTCCGAGCCCCAAGTCCCCGGACCTGCCCAAAGCGACCTCGGCGCTGCCCGCCGCCCCTCCAGAagctcccaggagccctccgGCGAGGGCTGAGAGAGATAGCGCGGCGCCTGCGAAGACGGCAGAGGCTCGAGCGAGCTTCTCCCGACCGACATTTCTGCAGCTGAGCCCTGGGGGGCTGCGACGCGCCGACGACCACGCTGGCCGGGCTGTGCAAAGCCCCCCGGACACCGGCCGTCGCCTGCCTTGGAGCACGGGCTACGCCGA GGTCATCAACGCTGGTAAGAGCCGGCACAATGAGGACCAGGCTTGCTGTGAAGTGGTGTATGTGGAAGGTCGGAAGAGTGTTTCAGGGGCACCTAGGGAGCCCAGCCGAGGCCAG GGACTCTGCTTCTACTACTGGGGCCTGTTTGATGGGCATGCAGGGGGTGGAGCTGCCGAAATGGCCTCTAGGCTTCTGCATCGCCACATTCGGGAGCAGCTAAAGGACCTGGTAGAGATACTCCAGGACCCCTCGccacctcccctctgcctcccgtCCACTCCGGGGGCTCCAGGTTCCTCTGATCCCTCTCATTTGGTTGGTCCTCAGTCCTGCTGGTCTTCACAGAAGGAAGTGGCTCATGAGAGCCTGGTAGTGGGTGCCATTGAGAATGCCTTCCAGCTCATG GATGAGCAGATGGCCCGGGAGCGGCATGGCCACCAAGTGGAGGGGGGCTGCTGTGCACTGGTTGTGGTCTACTTGCTAGGCAAGGTGTACGTGGCCAATGCAGGTGACAGCAG AGCCATCATTGTCCGGAATGGTGAAATCATTCCAATGTCCCGGGAGTTCACCCCGGAGACTGAGCGCCAGCGTCTTCAGCTGCTT GGCTTCCTGAAACCAGAGCTGCTTGGTGGTGAATTTACCCATCTTGAGTTCCCCCGCAGAATTCAGCCTAAGGAGCTGGGGCAGAGGATGCTGTACCGGGACCAGAACATGACTGGCTG ggcctaCAAAAAGATCGAGCTGGAGGATCTCAGGTTTCCTCTGGTCTGTGGGGAGGGCAAAAAG GCTCGAGTGATGGCCACCATTGGGGTGACCAGGGGCTTGGGAGACCACAACCTCAGGGTCTGCAGTTCCACCCTGCCCATCaagcccttcctctcctgcttccCTGAG GTGCGAGTGTATGACCTGACGCAGTACGAGCACTGCCCAGACGATGTGCTAGTCCTGGGAACAGATGGGCTGTGGGATGTCACGAGTGATTGTGAG GTACACAGCTCTGGCCCAAGCTCTGGTCCTGGGGGCCCGGGGCACCCCTCGGGACCGTGGCTGGCGTCTCCCCAACAACAAGCTGGGTTCCGGGGATGA